The Candidatus Methylomirabilota bacterium genome contains a region encoding:
- a CDS encoding quinone oxidoreductase has protein sequence MRAIVFKETGGPEVLALADVPKPEVRPGMVLIRVHAVGVNFADTRFRQGTYVVKPKLPDTPGMEAAGVVEAVGEGVTDFRPGDRVTAFTVKSYAEYCQAPASMVIPLPDSVGFVDGAAFPIQVLTAYHLLHTAHSTGPGQTVLVHSAAGGVGLAALQLAKVAGARVFGTVSSDAKARLAQEHGADAVINYVTEKFADEVLRLTDGRGVDLILDAVGKPTFEEGLRCLAMFGHLVLYGRAGGPTDPLNVATLSAKSQKVSGFMVPTVTRNFPDKTRESAERCFALMREGKLKLHIGRTFPLAQAAEAHRYLESRQSTGKLILIP, from the coding sequence ATGAGAGCGATCGTGTTCAAGGAGACCGGTGGCCCGGAGGTCCTGGCCCTGGCCGATGTGCCGAAGCCGGAGGTGCGCCCGGGCATGGTGCTCATCCGGGTCCACGCGGTCGGCGTGAACTTCGCGGACACGCGCTTCCGCCAGGGCACGTACGTCGTGAAGCCGAAGCTGCCCGACACGCCGGGCATGGAGGCGGCCGGCGTCGTGGAGGCGGTCGGCGAGGGCGTGACGGACTTCCGCCCGGGCGACCGGGTGACCGCCTTCACCGTGAAGTCGTACGCAGAATACTGCCAGGCCCCGGCCTCCATGGTCATCCCGCTCCCCGACTCGGTCGGCTTCGTCGACGGCGCCGCCTTCCCCATCCAGGTGCTCACGGCCTACCACCTGCTGCACACGGCCCATTCCACCGGGCCGGGGCAGACCGTGCTCGTCCATTCGGCGGCGGGCGGCGTCGGCCTGGCCGCGCTGCAACTGGCCAAGGTGGCCGGCGCCCGCGTGTTCGGCACGGTCTCCAGCGACGCCAAGGCCCGGCTCGCGCAGGAGCACGGCGCCGACGCGGTCATCAACTACGTCACCGAGAAGTTCGCCGACGAGGTGCTGCGGCTGACCGACGGCCGCGGGGTCGACCTCATCCTCGACGCCGTGGGCAAGCCCACCTTCGAGGAGGGGCTGCGGTGCCTGGCGATGTTCGGGCACCTCGTTCTCTACGGGCGCGCCGGGGGTCCGACAGATCCGCTGAACGTCGCCACGCTGTCGGCCAAGTCTCAGAAAGTCAGCGGATTCATGGTGCCGACGGTCACCCGGAACTTCCCGGACAAGACGCGCGAGAGCGCGGAGCGGTGCTTCGCCCTCATGCGCGAGGGCAAGCTGAAGCTAC
- a CDS encoding thiamine pyrophosphate-binding protein translates to MVATLCAAGVSHGFGIPSGNVLVLMEAMRAGGLPFVLTAHEGAAAFAADVTGRLTGAPGLCIATLGPGATNLTTGVGSAYLDRSPLLAITCNVPTAQLGRRIQMAIDHHALFRPITKATLPLREGRVAEVLTQALEIALSEPPGPVHLDLPEDVALARTTEPVPPPPSARRAPAPSEASLCRAAEILGAARRPVAILGASAMRVRDPERLRSVIDRHRLPFASTTMAKGMVAEDHSLSLGCIERARRQMQRELLRSADLVVGLGYDVVEVEYEGWIGKVPLLAIDVDPVDADATVAVAHEVVGDLDASLEWLARLPALSPEWPKDMATLHLERFQRSLRPPTAGFAPHHAIDVVREVLPRDGILAFDVGAHTHQIASQWTAYAPGTFLITNGWSSMGFGLPAAIAAKLARPEHAVVALVGDGCFQMTCGEVAVARRLGLALPIVVLDDGWLSLIRVKQDRRSFGLYGTDLGEHEHGEPPAHYFGVPVIGARSAADLATALRHALVADHPTVIEARVDPGHYLDTVYD, encoded by the coding sequence ATCGTCGCGACGCTGTGCGCCGCGGGCGTGAGCCACGGCTTCGGCATTCCCAGTGGCAACGTGCTTGTCCTCATGGAGGCCATGCGGGCCGGCGGCCTGCCCTTCGTGCTCACCGCCCACGAGGGGGCGGCGGCGTTCGCGGCGGACGTCACGGGGCGCCTGACGGGCGCGCCCGGGCTTTGCATCGCCACCCTGGGCCCCGGGGCGACCAACCTCACGACGGGCGTGGGAAGCGCCTACCTCGACCGCTCGCCGCTCCTGGCCATCACCTGCAACGTGCCCACGGCCCAGCTCGGGCGGCGCATCCAGATGGCCATCGACCATCACGCCCTCTTCCGGCCGATCACCAAGGCCACGCTGCCGCTGCGCGAGGGGCGGGTGGCCGAGGTCCTGACCCAGGCGCTCGAGATCGCGCTGAGCGAGCCCCCGGGGCCGGTGCACCTGGACTTGCCCGAGGACGTCGCGCTGGCGCGGACCACTGAGCCGGTGCCGCCGCCTCCCTCCGCCCGGCGGGCCCCCGCGCCATCGGAGGCGTCTCTGTGCCGCGCCGCCGAGATCCTGGGGGCGGCGCGCCGGCCCGTGGCGATCCTGGGCGCCTCGGCCATGCGCGTGCGGGATCCCGAGCGCCTGCGGTCGGTGATCGATCGCCACCGGCTGCCTTTCGCCTCGACGACCATGGCCAAAGGCATGGTCGCCGAGGACCATTCGCTGTCGCTCGGCTGTATCGAGCGGGCCCGACGCCAGATGCAGCGGGAGCTGCTGCGCAGCGCCGATCTCGTGGTGGGGCTCGGCTACGACGTCGTGGAGGTCGAGTACGAGGGCTGGATCGGCAAGGTCCCCCTGCTCGCCATCGACGTGGATCCAGTCGATGCGGACGCCACCGTGGCGGTCGCCCACGAGGTCGTCGGCGACCTCGACGCCTCGCTGGAGTGGCTGGCTCGGCTGCCGGCCCTCAGCCCCGAGTGGCCGAAGGACATGGCGACGCTCCACCTTGAGCGCTTCCAGCGCTCGCTGCGTCCGCCTACGGCCGGGTTCGCGCCCCATCACGCGATCGACGTGGTGCGCGAGGTGCTGCCGCGCGACGGCATCCTGGCCTTCGACGTGGGCGCCCATACCCATCAGATCGCCTCGCAGTGGACGGCGTACGCGCCGGGTACCTTTCTCATCACGAACGGGTGGTCGTCGATGGGGTTCGGGCTGCCCGCGGCCATCGCTGCGAAGCTCGCCCGCCCCGAGCACGCGGTGGTGGCGCTGGTGGGCGATGGGTGCTTTCAGATGACCTGCGGAGAGGTCGCGGTGGCCCGGCGCCTGGGTCTGGCTCTGCCCATCGTCGTGCTCGACGACGGCTGGCTGTCGCTGATTCGGGTCAAGCAGGACCGGCGTTCCTTCGGTCTCTACGGCACCGACCTGGGGGAACACGAGCACGGGGAGCCGCCGGCTCACTACTTCGGCGTCCCCGTGATCGGCGCGCGGTCCGCCGCCGACCTCGCCACCGCGTTGCGCCACGCCCTCGTCGCCGACCACCCGACCGTGATCGAAGCCCGGGTCGATCCCGGCCACTATCTCGATACCGTCTACGACTAG